The following DNA comes from Acidobacteriota bacterium.
AGGAATTTCTCGCGCTCACTGGCCTCGCGATATTCCTCGATAGCCAGCAGGTTGACGGCTCCGAATTTCTTCAGCCGGTCTCTCAGTTCACCCAGGTGCTGCGCGGCCCCCTCGTCGGCCAGACCGTCATCCGGTTTGGCGACCGCGGCGGTGTGGATGTCGACCTCGTAGTCTTCACGAATCCTCTCGCTGATGGAGCGGATCTCAGCATCGATCGTGTTCAGCCTGATGTCGAGTTCGTGCAGCCTTTCGCCGAAGACGTCTCGTTCGTCGCGCAGGCGCTTGATGTCCTTTTCGTGGCCCGACACGCGCCGAAGTAGCTCAGCCTGAGTTTCGTGGAATTTCTCCTGCTGCTCCGATTTCTCCTCGCGGAACCGAAAGGCCGCTTCGAGATCACGTTCCAGCGTGCCGGTGCGCTCCTGAGCCTGGCGGATATCGGTGCGGGCCTTCTCTATTTCCGTCGTATTCGTGCTCAGGCCGGTTTCGATGCTTGACGTAAGCTCATTGAGGTGGGTTATGCGGCTGGTGGTCTGTTCCAGGCGGCTTCGTGTTTCGATCACGGCCACTTGATGTCTGGACACGCGGTCGACCGCGGCCGCGGCGTCGCGTTCAAGGTCTTCCAGCCTGTTGCCGGCAGCCGTGATATCGCCGATGAGATGGTCCTTCTGGTCCGCGAGCTTCGACGAATCCAGTTCGAGGCTGCACTGGCGGCTTTGTATGTCTTCGAGCTTGACCGAAAGCGCCTGCTTCTCCCGGTTCAGGCGCTCGAATTCGGACGTAAGGCTGCGGTGAGCAAAGTCGTTCTCATTGACGTCCTTCTGAACGGACTCGATCTCTTCGCTCAACTCCTGAAGCTGGGAACCGACTTCGTTGGATTCCGCTCTCGCCGCGGCCAGGCGGGCCAGCGTTCTGCCCTTCTCATCACTGATACCCTTCAGGCGCTCGCTCAACTGCGCAACGATCTCCTCCTGCTGCTGCACTTTCTCGCGGCGTCTGAACAACGGGAAACGGTCGTCTGAACCGCCCGAGATGACGTTCTTCCGGTAGACAACGCCGTCGGTGGAGACGGCCGTGAAGCCATAGGGGAGGTGTTCGAGAATTTCGGAAGGGGACGTCTCGGAACCGAACACGATGGTGCGGGAAAGCACGGCGTCTTTAAGAGATCGCATGCCCTCCTCGGTGGAGACGAAGCTGTCAAGCCAGCCGACGACCCCCGGCAGGTCAAGCTGCGGGCGTTTCACGGCAGGAGTAATGGTCCCGGTGTCGGGGACCAGGATGCCGACTCTCCCCTTAGAATTGTCTTTGAGGAAGCGGATAATATCCTCGGCGGTGGCTCGATCGCGGCAGACGATGAACCTGGCCATCTCGCCCAGGGCCGCCTCGGTGGCCGTCTCCATGCCTTCGGCCGGGACAAACAGTTCCGCCACCGTGCCGGCGATCCCCGGCCAGCGATCCTTCTCGTCCATGGCCGACACGACGCCCGCTTCGTACCCTTCATGCTGCAGCATCATGTCTTCGAGCAGCTTGCGGCGTGCCTGGGCGGCCTCGATGGAGGCATTCAGGTTGGCCATGTCCAGCGACAGCGCCTCCCCGGCTTCGGCCAGAGTCTCCATCTCCTCAGTCAGGGCGGTCCGACGCTCATCCACCTGTTTCTTCCGGCCGATCTGGTCGTCCAGAGCGTGACGACGTTCATGCAGCCGGGTCACAAGCTCGCTTTGCTCCTGTTCTCTGGCCGAAATCTGGGATTCGATCTCGGCTATGCGGTCGCTCAGTTCCCGTTGTTGCTGCTTGAGGCTGCGCTCCTCGGTTATTTCCGATGACAGCCTGCCCTCCAGTTCAACGAGCCTTCGGTTCTCGCCCTCTCGCGCCGACCTTGCCTCCAGCAGGCGCCGGTCGATCTCGGCCTGCTCGCTCTCCGCCTGCGCCAACCCCGTCGACTTCTCTTCAAGCGTTTCGGCCAGGCCGTCGGCTTCCTGCCGGGCAGCCTTGATCTGATCGGCGAGAGACTCCAGCCGTTTGCTCAGGGCTTCGTATTCCGATTCGTTCTTCTCGATGAGCCGCTCCGCGTTCGTCTTCTTTTCGCCGAGGATGGAGATCTCCCGCTCGAACGAGTGAGCCGACTCGGTGATAGTATAGATCTCGCGGCCGATTTCATTAAGCCGCCGTTCGATATCGACCTGTTCCTTGCGCTCGGCTTCCAATTGTGCCGCGTGCTGATCCAGGCTGGTCTCACACTGGACCTTCTGCCTGCTCAGGTCCTCGACTTGCCTCCCCAGCGTGCGCTTCTCAGCCTTCAGGGCGCCGACTCGCGAGGCGCCCAGGTACAACTCCCACTGCTTTATTTCATCCACAACCTTCTGGTACCGTTCGGCCTTCTTGTGCTGTCGGTACAGAGAGTTGGCCCGCGTCTTGACCTCGGCGTAGATGTCCTTCAGGCGCAGGAAATCGTGTTCGGTAGCCTCGAGTTTTCTGAGGGCGGCCCGGCGGCGCAGTTTGTACTTGGTGATGCCGGCCGCCTCCTCGAACAGGTAACGCCGTTCCTCGGCCCGGTCCGAGATGACGGCTTCGATCATATCCGGCTGGATCACCGAGTAGGAATGGGTGCCGACTCCCGTGTCCAGGAAAAGGTCCGTGATGTCCCGCAGCCGGCAGGGGACCTTGTTCAGCAGGTACTCCGACTCGCCGCTGCGGTATAACCGGCGCGTCACCTGCAGTTCGTTATACTCGGTGGCGAGAAGTCCGCGGTCGTTGACTACCGTCAACGTGACTTCGGCCATCCCCAGCGGTTTGGCACTGCTGGTGCCGTTGAAGATCACTTCCTCCATTTTGCCGCCGCGGAGCAGGGAAGGCTTCTGTTCACCGAGCACCCAGCGCAAGGCGTCGAGGATATTTGTCTTGCCGCATCCGTTCGGCCCGACTATGGCCGTCAGACCGTCGGCAAACGTTAACGATGTCTTGATTGCAAAGGACTTGAAGCCGAGTATTTCCAGTCGCTTGAGATACACGAAGCCTCCATGCAGTTACCGGGTTGCGCGTGGCGTCAATCCATCGACGGACCTGTTCATTATGCTGCTCAGCGTTTCCAGCAGGGAACGGTAGATGTTGCGCTCGTCCCGGAGGTACCTGGTCTTGATCTCCAGGTTGTAGAACGGCACTCCGAGGTGGTTCCCCCGGCCGATCCGCGTGGCGTCCGGGAAACTGAGCAGAATGGTTGACGTGAAAAGGGACATCTCCAGGTTCATGTCCAGCACGGTGTCAAACTTGTATGACCGAAGGTGTTCGAGGTAGTTGCGTTTCGGAAGGCCGAGCCAGGTGACCTGGTCGGCTGTCGGTGTCAGGATCTGGAAGCCCTTGCGCGGGTATATGTCCGAAAGACGCATACCCGGCATGGACAGCAGCGTGATATCGGCGGGCTTGAACAGCTGTGTGATCGCCGGCAGGAATTGTTTCACGAGAGTCAGCTCCCGCAAGCCGCCCGGCAAACAGACAAGAACGTGGCGGGGATGAAGCAGGGCCGACGGAAAGGACATGGGTACCAGCGCCATCTTCCTGCGGATGCGGCTGACTTGGTAGGAACCGACGATACCCTTCAATCCCATGGACATTGCTTCCCGCTATAAGCTGTCAGGCGTTCTCTGCTCAGGTGAGGCACCCGTAGAATCAGCCTCTTGTGTTCGGACCGCGTCCTGTCGGCGCATCGGCGGACGAACCGCCTCGGGGGCCGCGATGGGGCGAGTCAGAATAGAGGCCGCGTTGGTCTGGTTGATTTCCGACCGGGAGATTCTCCCGGTCTCCGGATCTCGCAGGTTGACTACCTGTCCGTTGAGCTTTGTCTCCACGCGGGACGGGATACCGACCGATACGAGAAACCGGTATTTGGCCTCGAGCTGATATTCCCGCCACGGCACCAGATTTCGATATACCACCGTGTCACCGTCGGCCACAACGGTGGCCCAGCTCTCGTCACGCGCCGTAAGGGTGAGTGTCAGGCCGGTCGGCTTTTCGTAGGCCGGGACGTTCCACTCATAACGTGTATATGCGGCCGCCACGGAACCCGGGGAGTCGTCCTCAGACGCCGACCCCGGTGCGTTGTCCGAAGCCGTTGTCCGTTCACCTTCCATGGCCGGGCTCTTGAGGAATACCTCGTAAACGACGAGAAAAGCCGCGAGGACGACAATTGCCGCCACCACCATAGCTATGACGCGCTTGCCGAATGCCGATCCGGCCTCGGCTGCGGCAACTTCGGCCTGATCAGCGGCGTTCACTTCCCCGTCCGCGGCTGAGTCCGTGGCTGCTTCCGCGGCCTCATCGCTCCCGGCGGGAGACTCCTTAAGGTCCATAGTGATGGCTTCGACGGTGCGCGTGTAATCGATCCCGAGACGTTCCGCATACGACTTGGCGAAAAGGTTGAAATAGAGATCGGACGGCAAACCGGCAACGTCACCGCTCTCTATCGCTTCGAGGTTGTGTATGGAGATTTTCAGTTCGTCCGAGAGATCGTTCAGGTCGATCTCCTGACGTTGTCGCTCGAGTTGAAGCAATCTGCCAAGTTTTGTATGTAACTCACTCATTTCCAGCCTCTAACCTGCTACAGCCGGGCAAGCGCCTCGTCCGCAAGACGTTCCAGAAGCGTCCGGGGGAAACCGATAACATTATCAAGTCTGCCTTCTATCCTGTCAACTAAAAATGCCCCCATTCCCTGGATGCCGTATGCCCCGGCCTTGTCCATCGGCTCCCCGGTGGCGATGTACTCCCTTATCTGCCGGTCGGACGCGACGTTGAAGAACACCTGTGTCAACTCGTAACCCGAGGCCAGGACGCTGCCGCCCGACACAAGCGCCAGGGCCGTGCAGACCACGTGCTCCTTGCCCGACAGGGTCATGAGAGTCTCGAAGGCCTCCCGTTCGTTCTGCGGTTTATGCAAAACCTGATCTTTCATGACAACCACGGTATCACAACCCAGGACTATTGCGTCGGAGCCTGCCTGACGCGAGACGTTCAGGGCTTTCTGCTCGGCCATGCGCTGCGCGTACTGGTAGCAGGGCTCTCCCGGCTGACGCGTTTCGTCAACCCGAGGAATGAGGTTGCGAAAGCGGATTCCCATCTCGGAAAGCAACTTCCGCCGTCGCGGGGACGCTGATCCAAGGACGAAGTCGGCCGTGTCGGCCAGACGGTGCAGGCTACCGGGCGTCATGATCGAGGATGATTGTGACCGGTCCGTGGTTGGTGAACTTAACGTCCATTCTGGCCCCGAAAACGCCGGCGCCGGTTGTCAGCCCGCTGGCGGCAACTCGTTTTACAAAGCACTCGTACAGGCGTTCGGCTTCGGTCGGCTCCATGGCTTCCGTAAAGGCCGGTCGTCGGCCCTTGCGCGTATCGGCGTAAAGCGTGAACTGGGACACCACCATGATCTCGGCGTTCACGTCGAGGGCCGAAAGGTTCATCTTCCCTTGCTCATCTTCGAATATGCGCAAGTTGACCGCTTTATGGGCAAGCGCACCGCAGGAATCCTCCCGGTCGTCCGTCCTGGTCCCGAACAGGATCAGCAGGCCGGGCCCGGTCCGGCTGTGTAACTTCCCTTCAAGCCACACTTCAACGCCGCTCGTTCGTTGTATGATCAGTCGCATGATTCCAGCCGCTAAAGCGCTGAATATAACGTGCCGCCGGTAAAAGGCCAACGGATTATCGCGCCCGGCCGTTCCATTATTAACTTGCTATGCGAATCCCTGCAACCGTAGATTGGAGTCCTTATGGACAGAGTATTCCGCTCGTTCGGTATCGACATCGGATCGGTGGCGGTTAAAGCGGTTCTCATGGACGGGGACCGGATCGTACGGACGGCTTACCGGCGTTTTCAGGCCGGAGCCTTTGAAACGCTCCGCGAACTCCTCTCCGAGAGATTTCCGGAACTGACAGGACAGCCCGTCTTTCTCGGTCTTTCCGGTATCGGCGGCAAGACCGCTCAGACCGTCTTCGGCGGCAAGGCGTTCGGGGAGATAGCGGCGCTGGCGGCGGGGAATTTCCTGGCTGTGCCTCAGGCCCGGACCGTGGTCGAAATGGGGGGAGAGGATTCCAAGCTGCTGATCCTTGACAGCGCCCGCAAGACCGTCGTTGACTTTGCCATGAACGCTCAGTGCGCGGCGGGAACCGGCTCCTTCCTGGATCAGCAGGCCTCGCGGCTGGGTATTTCCATAGATGATGAGTTCGGCCGACTGGCCTTGAAGTCAGTCAATCCGCCGCGTGTAGCGGGGCGCTGTTCGGTCTTCGCCAAGTCTGACATGATTCACCTGCAGCAGACTGCGACCTCCGATTATGACATCGTGGCCGGACTGTGCTTTGCCGTGGCCCGCAACTTCAAAGGTTCCATCGCCCGCGGCAAGAACTTCGTCAAACCTGTCGCCTTCGAGGGCGGGGTTGCCGCCAACCCGGGCATGGTGAGGGCATTCACCGAGGTGCTCGACCTGGAGCCGGGCGAACTGATCGTCCCTGAGCGCTTCAACGTTCTCGTGGCGCTCGGCGCCGCCCTGCTGGCGCGCGAGAACGACGCCCTGGTCCAATCGTTCGATCCGGACAAGATCGACACCTACCTGCAGTACCGGAACGTGACCGGCTCCCGGCATGAGGCACTGTCATATGATTTTCCTGAATCCAAACACTACGACATTACGCTGGCGGACCGCCCGCACGATATAGATGGCCTCGAAGTCTACCTTGGCATCGATGTCGGCTCCCTTTCCACTAATCTGGTCTTGGTCGACGACGGCCACCGGGTAATTGCCCGGCGATACCTGATGACCGAAGGCCGGCCGATAGAGGCCGTCCGGCGCGGGCTGGCTGAAATCGGCCAGGAGGTCGGCAACAGGGTTAGTGTCAAGGCCGTGGCCACCACCGGTTCGGGCCGCTACCTGATCGGGGATTACGTTGGTGCTGACATCGTCCGCAACGAGATCACGGCCCAGGCCACCGCGGCCATCAATATCGATCCCACCGTTGACACGATCTTTGAAATCGGCGGACAGGACTCCAAGTACGTCTCCATTGACGACAGGGCGGTGGTCGACTTTGAAATGAACAAAGCCTGCGCGGCGGGCACCGGCTCGTTTCTGCAGGAACAGGCCGATAAGCTCAAGATCAACATAGAGGGCGAGTTCGGCGACCGCGCCCTGGGGGCGAAGTGCCCCGTCGGCTGCGGGGAGCGATGCACCGTGTTCATGGAGTCCGACCTGGTGGCGCACCAGCGTTCGGGAGCCAGACAGGATGATCTCATTGCCGGGTTGGCCTACTCAATCGTCACCAATTACCTGACCAAGGTCGTCGGGGACCGGCGCATCGGTGACAATATTTTCTTCCAGGGCGGAGTAGCGTGGAACAAGGGGGTGGTGGCCGCCTTCGAGAAACTGACCCGCAAGAAGATAACGGTACCGCCCCATCATGACGTCACGGGAGCCATAGGGGCGGCCATTCTGGCTATGGAGAAGGCCGTCGAATCCGGCTTTGTGACCAGGTTCCGCGGGTTTGACCTTTACAAGCGCAAGTACACCCTCAGCACCTTCACCTGTCCGGACTGCTCTAATCGCTGCGAGATCCGCCAGGTGGAGATCGAGGACGAATGCACGTTGTATTACGGTTCCCGCTGTGAGAAGTACGAGGTGGACAACCATCGCAAGGCGGCCCTGCCCCCCGACTATACCAAGATTCGCCAGCAGTGCCTGTACAAAAGGTACGTTGAAATTCGCAGGCCCCGGAAATCGCGGGGTCGGGTAGGCCTGCCGCGCGTTTTGCACTTCTTCGATTATTACCCCTTCTGGCGGGCTTTCTTCAACTCCCTCGGCTACACCGTCGTCAATTCCGATCTGAGCAACCAGCGCATCGTGGAGGATTCGCTCGAGCTGTTCAGTGCCGAAACGTGCTACCCGATCAAGATGGTTTACGGGCACATTGCCAACCTCATCGCCAAGAAGGTCGATATCATTTTCATGCCGTCGGTGATAAAGGTGGCCGACGAGACGGAGGACATTGACGACGGAGGTTACATCTGCCCGTACGTCCAGACCATCGGCTCCTCGATCAGGGCCCGTTTTGACTTCGCCTCGAGCGGCGTCCGCTTCGTCAGTCCCGCCGTGTCGCTCAGTGACGATATCAGCGAGCTTCGCCACAGGTTCAAGGCAGTGCAGTCCTCGTTGGGCCTTTCCGAACGGGAACTCAAAAAGGCGCTGGGTACCGGCCTCACGGCGTACCGGAAATATCGCCTGTCGCTCCAGGAAGAGGGGCGGAAGATTCTCTCCAGCCTTGAACCGGATGAGAAAGTGCTGGTGCTGGTCAGCCGTCCGTACAACGGTTTTGACCGGCGCCTTTCGCTGGATCTCCCCGGCAAGGCCCGCAACCTCGGTCTGAGAGTTATCCCCATGGATTTTCTGCCGTTGTCGGGCAACGGTGTGGTCATGGATCGCATGTACTGGCGGTACGGCCGGTTGATTCTGGCGGCGGCGGATTACATCAGGAACCACCCGAACCTGTACGGCGTGTACATCACGTCGTTCGGATGCGGACCGGATTCGTTCATCACGCACTTCTTCCGCAAGGTTATGTCGGGCAAACCGTACCTGCAACTGGAACTGGACGAACACTCGGCTGACGCCGGCCTCATTACCAGGATTGAAGCTTTCATCGATTCCCTGCGCTTCTACCGTTTCAGGTCGCCGGTCACCTGTTTCTCGATCACGTCCGACACTTTTCGGCCGTTCGAAAGGACCATCTACATTCCCAATATGTGTGACCACGCGTATGCCATCGGGGCTGCCATGAGACGGTTCGGTCTGACGGTCCAGGTGCTGGACGAACCGGACGAGTCCACGCTTGATCTGGGCAAGAAGTTCACGAGCGGCAAGGAATGTTTCCCGTGCCAGATTACGACCGGCGACATGATCAAGAAAACCCGGGAGCCAGAATTCGACCCTGCACGAACTGTCTTTTTCATGCCCGGCGCCAGCGGGCCGTGCCGCTTCGGACTGTACAGCCAGTTCCACCGGATCGTCCTTGATGATCTTGGTTTCACGGAAGTCCCGATATTCTCACCGCATTCGGATGATGGGTATGCCGAGTTCGGGCTTGAAGGTACGGCCTTTCGTTCTCTGGCCTGGAAGGGGATAGTGTTTGTCGACTGCCTTATCAAGATGAAGCACCGGACGCGACCCTACGGAATCAACACCGGAGAGACGGAAAAGGTTTACTATCACTACCTCAAACGGCTGGACCAGGCCATCCTGAAAGACGAGTCGCTGGCTGATCTGGCCGCTGAAGCGGCCAGAGCGTTCCGGGCCATCCCCGTGGCTCCGACCGAGCGGCCACTGGTCGGCGTGGTCGGAGAAATCTACCTTCGCAATAACCGCTTCTCCAACAATCACCTTATCGACAAACTCGAGTCGCTGGGGATGGAAGTCTGGCTGGCTTCCTTCGGGGAGTGGCCGATGTACACTTCGTTGACGTTTAAAGAGGATTCCCGGCAAAAGCGTGACTTCAAAGCGATTCTGAAAAGCACTCTCCAGGTTTATACGCAGCGATGGCAGGAGCACCGCATAACGGGCTGGTTCTCACGGCACTACGCCATCAGGCACGACTACCTGGTTGAGAAAGTGCTGGCCCTGGCTGAAGACTATATCTCACGGGATTACAAGGGCGAGGCGATACTCTCCATCGGCAAGTCGATCGAGATGACCCGGGAGGGTGCTTCAGGCATTGTCAACGCCATGCCGTTTAACTGCATGCCCGGTACGGTCGTCAGCTCGCTGTCAGAGAAAATCTCCGAGGACCTTGGCGGCATACCGTGGCTCAACATAAGTTACGAGGGGCTCCGTGATTCGGGTGAGGAGACGCGTCTTGAGGCTTTCGCGGAGCAGGCGCGTTCCTTCGGCCGCGCGCGTGACCGTGCGGCGCGCGAGCTGTCCGGACAACCGGCTCGGACGACAGAGTCTGAGGTGTCGTCTCGCAGTATCAGATCGACCACGGATTCCGATTGATTTTCAAAGTGACGATATGCTATAATAGGAACACGGGAGGAATGCTCTTTCCCGCGAAACAGGCAGGCAAGGCCGGGAATTCTCTCCAGGTTCGGAACCGGCGAGTCTCTATCTTGTTAGAAAAGGCATCAAAAAGGCTTTGAATCGCTGTGGAGGAGATGAAATGAGCAAGCCGATACAGATCACCGACGATACTTTTGAGGCGGAGGTGCTGCAGTCTGATCTGCCGGTGGTTGTTGACTTCTGGGCAACCTGGTGCGGTCCCTGCAAGATGATCGCCCCAATACTCGAAGAGGTCGCCTCGGAGATGGCAGGGCAGGTGAAAATCGCCAAACTCGACGTCGACGCCAACAACAAGACAGCTGGAAAATACAACATCATGTCGATCCCTTCGCTGCTGTTCTTCAAGAATGGTGAGGTGGTTGACCAGGTGACCGGCGCCATTCCCAAGGCGCAACTGGTGCAACGACTGGAGAAGGTGCTGACCTGATGTCAATGCGTGGTGACCATCGGCCGGTCTGGTCAAGTGCCCGGACCGGCCTTTTTTGCCTGATATCTGTCGGCAATCGACAGCCCTGATGGTAGTATAATGAACTGGCACGATATCCTTTGGCTGGCCCTGGTTCTGGCCGTGTGGCTTGTTCTCGTAACCAAGGTTTTACCCCGCTTTGGGGTAGGGACATGAATGGTCGGAGCACACCGGCTTCCGGAGGAAGAGGAACAAGGCCAAAGCAGTGGCTCCGACAAGAGTTCTCAGTCGTAGGGACCAGCATGGGCCGGGCGTTTCCCGCGCCAAAGGCTTTTGATATTCTGCCGATGAATTGAGAAGATGAGAACCTACGGCGACAACAGACCTCCCCGCGCGTCCGGGGTCCGCATCGGGCCCGGCTCCATATCCCCGTTCATCAAGGTGCTGTTGATTGCCAACGGGGTCGTCTTTCTGCTTCAGGCGCTCGTCGGAGCTCGGTTCACGGCGATCTTCTGGTTGTCGCCCGGCGCGTTTTTCGACCAGTTTCCGAATTACGTCTACCAGGTCTTCACTTACATGTTCCTGCACGGGAGCTTCTGGCACCTGCTGTTCAACATGTTCGTGCTGTGGATGTTCGGCACGGAGATCGAGTACGTTTGGGGCACGAGGCGTTTTGCCCGGTTCTACATCCTGTGCGGTCTGGCCGGGGGCGTGTTGCCGCTGATTACCCACGGCCTGTTTGCCGCCGACCCGACGCCCATTCTGGGCGCCTCAGGAGCCATTTACGGGGTCCTGGTGGCCTACTGGGTGATGTATCCCAACCGCATGCTCTATCTGTACTTTCTTTTCCCCATCAGGGTCAAGTGGGCCATTCCCGGCCTGATGCTGCTCGGCTTCCTTTTCGGAGGGCCTGGAGTGGCGCATATGACACACCTCGGGGGCGCCCTGTGGGGGTTTGCCCATCTGAAATGGGACTGGCGGTGGGTATACGTGGGCAGGCGGATTCAAGACTTGCGCTATCGTCGCCAGGCTGCTAAGCTAAACAAGAAACGCCACCAGGCCGAAGATATAATGAAGCGGGTCGATGCCATTCTCGATAAGATAAACGAGGTCGGCATCGATAATATCAGCGATGAGGATCGGAAATTCCTGCAGGAGGCTTCCTCGGAACTGTCCCGGCAGAAGGATAGACAGAAGCGGTAAGGACAAGGCATCATGCGCAAACGTGTACTCGTAGTCGAGACGGCTGACGCCACGAGGGGCGTGGCAGAAACCGTTCTGAGACAGAACGGGTTCGAAGTGATATCGGTACCGACGGCGGAGAAGGCCTCGGACGTGCTGCAGCTGTCCCGGCCGGATCTCCTTATCGTCGGCGGCGACGTGCTTGCCTCGGACCAGCGCCCGTTCTATGAGAAGGTCAAGGCCAATCCGAAGTCCGCCTCTGTGCCGTTTCTGCTGCTTGCGCCGTCGGATGGCACCACCCCGCCTTTTCCCGAAGAGTACGTCATCCCTCAGCCGTTTGATCCCCAGCAACTGCTCCAGAAAGTGAATCTCGTGCTGAGCCGCGGAAAGCCACAGAAGGACGAGTCCGCTGCTAACCCGCCGACCGAGGAGCCGGTTGACGACGCGTTTCTGGATGCCGCCCTGGGGCTTGATGCCATCGACGTGACTGATTCTGAAGTAATGGACAAAACAGCCATCACGGGCAAGTTGAAGCAGGGTCGCCAGCCTGAGAAGTTGGTTGGCTACGATCACTTTGTTGACGAGGACACCGGCCTGTCGGATTCTTCGCGGATCGAGTCCGTCGTTGTCCCCGAGGACGCCACGGATATTGTCAACCGCCCGCCCGAGCCCAAGCAGGCGCCAGCACCCTCGGCCACCGGCAAGCTGGAGATAATGCAGGACCAGTACGGTCTGACGAATCCCGAAGCCCTTAAGCCGGGCAAGGCCGACAGTGCAGGTGCAGCCCATGACTATGACTGGTTCATCAAATCCATGCGAGAGGACGTCGAGGCTCATACCGGCGGGCCCGCGGCGGCCAAACCGACCAGGCAATCTCCTGAGGATTCGGAGAAGCTGACCATAACGGAGACGTCATCGCTCGTTGATCCCACCACTGCCGGTCCCGCAAAACAGGCTGATGCCGCTCCCGAGGGCAAACCGTTGTCCGGCACCGTTGAGAAGTTCATCGGTGAGTTCAAGCGGGAGATGGAGGCGCTGCGCTCCAGTGAATTAGAAACCGCCGTTGCTCAGGAGGGTGCTGCGCCGCACCGGGAAGCGGACGCGCCGATCACGTGGGAGGAGAAACTCGAGCAGCTCTCGGTGGAGGACGTGAGTATGTTCACACGCCGTTTTGCCGCCGAACTGGCCGGAAAGATAGCCGAGAAAATCGCTGCCAAGATCGACGCTAAGAAGCTTCTCCAGCTTATCAAGAGCGAAATAGTCAGCCAGTCC
Coding sequences within:
- a CDS encoding acyl-CoA dehydratase activase yields the protein MDRVFRSFGIDIGSVAVKAVLMDGDRIVRTAYRRFQAGAFETLRELLSERFPELTGQPVFLGLSGIGGKTAQTVFGGKAFGEIAALAAGNFLAVPQARTVVEMGGEDSKLLILDSARKTVVDFAMNAQCAAGTGSFLDQQASRLGISIDDEFGRLALKSVNPPRVAGRCSVFAKSDMIHLQQTATSDYDIVAGLCFAVARNFKGSIARGKNFVKPVAFEGGVAANPGMVRAFTEVLDLEPGELIVPERFNVLVALGAALLARENDALVQSFDPDKIDTYLQYRNVTGSRHEALSYDFPESKHYDITLADRPHDIDGLEVYLGIDVGSLSTNLVLVDDGHRVIARRYLMTEGRPIEAVRRGLAEIGQEVGNRVSVKAVATTGSGRYLIGDYVGADIVRNEITAQATAAINIDPTVDTIFEIGGQDSKYVSIDDRAVVDFEMNKACAAGTGSFLQEQADKLKINIEGEFGDRALGAKCPVGCGERCTVFMESDLVAHQRSGARQDDLIAGLAYSIVTNYLTKVVGDRRIGDNIFFQGGVAWNKGVVAAFEKLTRKKITVPPHHDVTGAIGAAILAMEKAVESGFVTRFRGFDLYKRKYTLSTFTCPDCSNRCEIRQVEIEDECTLYYGSRCEKYEVDNHRKAALPPDYTKIRQQCLYKRYVEIRRPRKSRGRVGLPRVLHFFDYYPFWRAFFNSLGYTVVNSDLSNQRIVEDSLELFSAETCYPIKMVYGHIANLIAKKVDIIFMPSVIKVADETEDIDDGGYICPYVQTIGSSIRARFDFASSGVRFVSPAVSLSDDISELRHRFKAVQSSLGLSERELKKALGTGLTAYRKYRLSLQEEGRKILSSLEPDEKVLVLVSRPYNGFDRRLSLDLPGKARNLGLRVIPMDFLPLSGNGVVMDRMYWRYGRLILAAADYIRNHPNLYGVYITSFGCGPDSFITHFFRKVMSGKPYLQLELDEHSADAGLITRIEAFIDSLRFYRFRSPVTCFSITSDTFRPFERTIYIPNMCDHAYAIGAAMRRFGLTVQVLDEPDESTLDLGKKFTSGKECFPCQITTGDMIKKTREPEFDPARTVFFMPGASGPCRFGLYSQFHRIVLDDLGFTEVPIFSPHSDDGYAEFGLEGTAFRSLAWKGIVFVDCLIKMKHRTRPYGINTGETEKVYYHYLKRLDQAILKDESLADLAAEAARAFRAIPVAPTERPLVGVVGEIYLRNNRFSNNHLIDKLESLGMEVWLASFGEWPMYTSLTFKEDSRQKRDFKAILKSTLQVYTQRWQEHRITGWFSRHYAIRHDYLVEKVLALAEDYISRDYKGEAILSIGKSIEMTREGASGIVNAMPFNCMPGTVVSSLSEKISEDLGGIPWLNISYEGLRDSGEETRLEAFAEQARSFGRARDRAARELSGQPARTTESEVSSRSIRSTTDSD
- a CDS encoding rhomboid family intramembrane serine protease codes for the protein MRTYGDNRPPRASGVRIGPGSISPFIKVLLIANGVVFLLQALVGARFTAIFWLSPGAFFDQFPNYVYQVFTYMFLHGSFWHLLFNMFVLWMFGTEIEYVWGTRRFARFYILCGLAGGVLPLITHGLFAADPTPILGASGAIYGVLVAYWVMYPNRMLYLYFLFPIRVKWAIPGLMLLGFLFGGPGVAHMTHLGGALWGFAHLKWDWRWVYVGRRIQDLRYRRQAAKLNKKRHQAEDIMKRVDAILDKINEVGIDNISDEDRKFLQEASSELSRQKDRQKR
- the trxA gene encoding thioredoxin; this translates as MSKPIQITDDTFEAEVLQSDLPVVVDFWATWCGPCKMIAPILEEVASEMAGQVKIAKLDVDANNKTAGKYNIMSIPSLLFFKNGEVVDQVTGAIPKAQLVQRLEKVLT